The DNA window GTATCTTCGTTTTTGTCTTCTCCTCCCCAAACTGATCCTCTCCTTGACGGAAATGCCGTTGAGATCCGGTCATGGACAGGGAGGCTAACCTTCCTCTCCCATCTCTACCTCCGCCAAAAAATCTCGTTCGTCCGGTCACCAACGCCGCCGACACGACTTCATCTTCGTCCTCGTTCTCTTCCTCCCCCCCGGACTTTCTCCGGCATGTCCAAGCCGCCTTCAAGCGCCACCGCCCCCTCGGTACCACCACCCCTATCTGTAACTTTTTGTACTTTCGATCTCTCTAGATCTCGCTTTTACTAAGAAGTTCTGAAAATTAGGGTTTACAATTTGGcacattcattcatttatttatctattgCTATTTactataaaatgaaattaaggCTTAATCCAGGAATGCTGATTACTATGTTCACGattgtgttaattaatttgGAATCAACTTCTTCATCTTGAAGTCAAGTtcgaagattttgtttttaatttgtgaCCAGAATACTTTAATTATCACTTTTTGACAGTTAAATTGTAATATATGTCGAAGTTCTAAGTGTTTGGCATGCTCGTTTTAGGTATAATGCAAACGAATAATAGTATAAAGCCTAGGCGTACGTTGATTCCACAGCGTGAAGCATCGAGAACCGTAGCTTCAAATGTGGATCCTACTACAGGGACGAAGAAGTCTCAAGATGTTGTTCCTCTAAGTAAAGATTCAATTTTGCAAACAAAGAATCCAGTTGCTGTTATTAGGGAAACTCATGAAGATGCATCTCCGTTTCCAGGAACCATTACAAAGACGTTTGATGAGAGTTTCAATCCGTTTGATGGACAGAGAGAGCAACCAGAATCTGTTATTGCTACTAAAGAGGATAATCAGGTGCCCCTGACATGTGTAGAATCTCAACTTGTTGAGGGTAAGAGAAAAGTCCAGTTTTTGACAGTGAACAAGGCCACTTCCCAGGGTAATATACTGCTCCTTGCTTTTTTGAGTGATCGTTTGAAAGTTGGTTTTGTTGGATTACTTGTTGTTTGTCATCTAATCTAAGATGCCGTGGCAAAAGCTTTTAAGTTTTGTACTCTGGACATATATATATGTACTGTTATCTTCTAACTTGCAGGGGCCGATGATGGAATGGCCACTGGATTGGAGAACTTGTCTTCTCATATGGGTTCACTTGCATTGACAGAAATGGAATGGGATGTGAGCAATCAAGTAGAGGTGTCAAATGTGATTAATGATGAAACGAAGCAGCAGAACTTTCATAACATGGAATCAGATGTCACTTCGAGATCTGATGGAGCTGTAACATCACTGGCAAAGAGAGCAATGGTTGTTCAGGATCAGTTGCATCAATTGAGGAACTTCTTAAACCAACCAGCTACTCAATCATCTGTTGTTGGTCCATCTTGTGCTACCACAACATCTGTTCATTCTACTTCGGCACCCATGCTTAACTCAACGACTTATTGCTCTCGTCTACATACAGAGAATGGTTCTCAAGCTGCTGTCGAACCTTTGAGGGATTCTAATGCAAATTCTCAGCATGTAACTCCAAGGAATTTGGAGCAGCTGTCACATCCTTTATTGAAGGACACAAGTGCTATGCTAATTGACCTGAGAGCCACTGCAACCCAGCCTTCTACCTCTGCTATTCATTCCCAATTTAAGGAGCTTGACCTGCCTAAGGAGCAAAAGGGAAGCATGCCTGAGGCACATGACATTGCAAACAATCCTTCTCTTGTTGATAAGCCCGCTAAGGAGAGAGGACCCGCAGATGAAGGTACTGATGTCCAATCTCAGCGTCCAATGTCCAGAAACCCATCTTCAAATGTGAAGTTGGAGCCATCTAAaccagaaaacaaagaaaaggttGCAAGCAGTAAAGGCACATCAGTACCTCGGAAAAGGAGTTATGATCCAGATTTGTTCTTTAAAGTTAATGGGAAGCTCTATCAAAGGCTTGGTAAGATAGGAAGTGGAGGAAGTAGTGAGGTTCACAAAGTCATTTCCTCAGACTGTACAATCTATGCACTCAAGAAAATCAAGCTCAAGGGTCGTGATTATGGAACTGCATATGGTTTTTGCCAGGAAATTCTATAtctaaacaaattaaagggGAAGAACAACATTATACAGTTAATAGATTATGAGGTACTCACTTGCATCCTTAAAAGAATCATGCTCTAAATGATATGATTTAACTGGGGCAATCATGTTTGCAATTTACTCAAACTCTATACCTTGTGGTTGTACATATGTGCTTCGAGATAACATTATAGAAGACGATAAATCTTCTGTGCCAGAAGAATAGGTCTTTTATATTgatgttcttttttcttctcatcagAATCCATATCTTAAAGGCTTGACATCTATTCTTGATTTATTCATCTACTAGATCTCTAACACTCTCTTTTGGAATTAGGTGACAGATAAAGCTTTGCTCCATGAAGTCATGAGTAGCTCCATAAGTAATAAAGATGGAAGAGTTAAGGATGATGGGTGCATATACATGGTCCTTGAATACGGGGAAATTGATTTGGCTCACATGCTGGCCCAGAAATGGAAGGAGATGGATAGCTCCAACCAGACGATAGATGAGAATTGGCTTAGATTTTACTGGCAGGTCCTCGGGCTTCACCTGGCCTTGCATCATAGTTgcagtttaatttatattaacacTCTATAGCTATTTCTAATATTACAGATTGATAGCTATAGCTACTAATTCAGATGTCAGTTTTTAATGCTAGAATGAAGTCATTTTGAACAGTGGGGAGCATTTTGTCTTTGTTTAAAGGAAGCACTGTAATCATGCTCCTGTTTTCATTATTGGGACTTTGTCTGCATCACGGGGTGGATAAGTTTCTAATGTGGCATGATGTTGATTATTgacattttttcattttccattttcaaTCTCTCTCATAGTTTGTATGGAAGGGGATTTGGCATGGATGAGGAAACACACTTGTTTATATGAGCAATGCAACATTGTCTTCATATGATACTAACAAATAGCAAATTTACATCATCTTGAAAACACACAGAATTTGTTGGTCTAAggcatatttttttgttttattcattgTTATTTGAATGGCAGTGCAGATTAACATTGTTTTGTTCAAATATTTTGCAGCAAATACTTCAAGCTGTCAATACCATTCATGAGGAACGTATTGTACACTCTGACCTGAAGCCAGCAAATTTTCTTCTTGTCAAAGGTTCTCTGAAGTTGATTGATTTTGGTATCGCCAAAGCCATAATGAGTGATACCACTAATATTCAAAGGGATTCACAGGTAGACTTTACTTATTCCTTGTATTTGGTTTTCCAAACTATTATTAGATTTAGAAGTATGATTGCATCAGAATGCAGATTCCACCTTGTATGTGCCCTTCTGTTGATTGACCACATGTTGCCACTAAGAACACGCCCTTCTTTTGTTCTGTGTATTTTTGGATGAAGAGGATTGCTTAATTGTCAATTTAGCTTATTTAAGAGGTTCTTTAGTTAGTATTATTTTGCTTAGTGGTTCATATTCTGTTTCTGCAGGTAGGTACCCTGAGCTACATGTCTCCAGAGGCATTCATGTGCAATGAGAGTGATGCGAATGGAAACACCATAAAGTGTGGTCGACCATCAGATATTTGGTCCCTTGGCTGTATCCTTTACCAAATGGTGTATGGAAGAACCCCCTTTTCTGAGTTCAAGACTTTTTGGGCCAAGTTCAAAGTTATAACAGATCCAAACCATGAGATAACTTATGAGCCAGTTTCCAACCCATGGCTTCTTGATCTTATGAAAAAATGCTTGGCTTGGGACCGGAACGAGAGGTGGAGAATCCCTCAATTACTTCAACACCCTTTTCTTGTTCCACCAGTACCAACTCAACCATCAGTATCTCAGAAACAAGGTTGTAAACTGCTTCAACTTGTCTCAGAAACTTGTAGCGGTGACCAAGAAGCTTCTGTGCTATGCCGTGAGCTCCAACAATTGCTTAACCCAGGTACTCTCACACCTGAGTCATCAACATCGCGAGACCAACAATGTAAGTTGCTCTCGCAGATGTCTAAGCTTTGTTTTCAGCTCCGGGAGTGTTTAGCAAAGTTAGAGAGAGGATAGGAATGGTTTCAGGTAGTCAACTCTGGGAAGGTCTTCTTCTCGTTTGGGAATATGAGAAATCTTGTCCGTCCACTGTAAGGTGTACACATCCCTGTTGTTTAATTATGCCTTCAAACAGAAGAATTGAACTCCAATTCTTTACTTGTATGCATCTCCTTTTTGAAAGCGCGCAGCGCGACAAAGGATGTGTAATCTTTCACTTGCTTTGCGCAACTTCTATGTAAGATAGCACAGTACTGACATGATTTTCTACTTAACTGTAATAGCTATTTGTCATGGATCTTCTGAGAAAATTTTCAGCACATTGTCTAGGGAAGCAAGTAacgataaataataataaaaataacaaaaacaacccCTGGTGGCGGAAAACCTAAATTAACTCCTGTGTGGTAACTTCAGGATTTTTAccgaaaatgatttttttttcctcacagGTATTGTTTAGAATACTTTGGCTCATGCAAATGCGAGTTCCTGGAATGGTAGGGTACTTATATCATACTCGATGTGAGAAGAAAAACTGCCTGCTCCtacgattttgtttttttccaaactATAGTGGCGTGAGCAATTTGTACGGGTTTGCCGGGGTTCCCTTGTGCCGGTGAATTTTTGCGTCCTACTATTGATTGATTATGGAAGGCAGTAGAAAAGGAACGAAGCCGGTTGTGAGCTCCATGATTGATTACCTCCTATGACTGTATTAACTGAATGCTTCCATTAAGGAAGTTGACGAGGGCAAATCGTATCAAACGAATGACAGAGTAATTACCATCTCATTTTGCAAATTTCTACAAAGGTAGGGTCTAACCATCAAACGAATAGAAGGCGCAACAGACTTTCGCTTATCCTTCTCAAGCAGGGAGAGAGACAGCGATGCAACTTCCAGTCTGATTTCTGAAGATCATACACAAACACAATTATTCActcatttttttgaaagaaaaaataatagatgGAAGAACTAGCCGCGCTTGTATCTGGTAGTCGAGTAGAATTGTAAATATTTTAGACTGGAGAGTGTAGACGATTccagtattattttaaatttaaatatttagtcTCACCTTCCCTTCCGTTCCTCCAATTTTCACATTCGCAAAAAATGCCCTAAAATATTGGGCTATGTAATTTCTTTTGTCATAAAATACCTCTCCGCCGTTCCTTCTGCGAATAACGTATCGCTTTTATAATCCAACGGCTCCAAAACGTCAGTGACAACAAACTTTAAGCACCTGCTGTTCCTATAACACGTGTTGTGTTCTCCGCAAACTAAACTTCTAACTCCGTAGAGAAAGAGGTTTTTTACGACTTGAATTGGACCCCAAGGGAGCGGAATCTAGCTAATGCCAGAAAAACTTCTCTCGCGCTTCTCTCGCGCTTCATTCACGCTTCCTCACCTGCGTTTTCTCTCTCCACAATCTTCTCTCTCGCTCCGCTCTCTACATAACTTCATTGCTCCTACAAGCCAGAAAAGCCCATTCACTCTATCTCGATCAGTTGCAGCCGCTACAGGTACGTGTCAGATGCCTTTACCTTTCTTGACAACTGGAAATGcttttaaatcttgatttgttgctgctgctgttgttttgGTTCAGCAATggatagcagcagcagcacgcCTTGTAAGCTGGTATTATGCGGAAAATCATCTGCAGAGAATGAAATTGCtaaatcattaatgaataaTAACACTCTTAAACTGCCTGATAATGTGCAAGTCTCTACTCTCTTGCACTCGGAGATTATTAATAAGCAGCAGCGGCAAGACGAAGAGTCTTTCTGTATTGAACGGTTTATGAATTCTCTTTCAACTAATCAATTCGGTAGATTACTCATCTGGTCGCCGATATTGCCTTCAACTCATGATGTTGTTTCCAAGTAAGAATCTCCAATTTCAATTTTCCGATTTTTTTCGTGTGTATAATAAATTCAGAtgcttaattttcttcttctttttgacagTAATTTTGGTGAGCTTCCAATTGGTACTGTTTGCGTTGCTGATGTTCAATATAAAGGGCGAGGTTTGTGATATAAATTTCGTGCTGTGATTTCGGATTTCCAATGATCAATAGTTATAACTTTGTATGTTTGATTGTGCAGGTCGATCAAAGAATGTATGGGAATCTCCAGCAGGTTGCCTGATGTTTTCATTTACCATTCAAATGGAGGATGGACGAGTTGTGCCTTTGTTGCAATATGTAGTGTCTCTTGCTGTTACAGAGGCAATAAAGGATGTTTGCGACAaaaatgttggtttttttttcccttcttaatTGAAGGGTGTTGCCAGTCATTAACTAGTTATAACCTTGCTCTTTCttatttgataactaaatatcGCTTACTTGGTGATGTTTACTTGACAAGAGAACATAATGACTTAAACAAGTAAATTAGTCAAGTTGCATTCAGAGTATGTGATCTTAGAGAACGAAGTGCTAGTAACTCATTACGTTGGTGTGTGAAAAACATaagttttttaagaattttcacCTGATAGTGTCGGATTGAAAGGTGGCTTGTGGCTGCTTTACCCATCAATGCCATGCATGATTGTTTTATTGCAATTTTTCAGCCAGCCAGTATGTGAGTTTGAGGTTTGATTCACTCATTTGGGagtatatgatttatttcaggGCTTACCGCGTATTGATGTTAGAATCAAATGGCCAAATGATCTTTATTTGAATGGTCTTAAAGTTGGAGGCATTCTCTCCACCTCAACATATAAATCAAAGAAGTTCAATGTCAGTACCGgtaaatataattctttttctGTGATCTGCAATTGTTTTCTGATGTTCACACTTCCATATTGCTAACTGGCTACTTTGTTTATTCTTTATCACTTGTTCTCTATAATCCAAATCATAGAGAAGGTTGGTTCTAAGTTTGCATGTATGATACAAATAATATAGTATCACAATCTTGCAGGTATAGGCTTGAATGTCGATAATGAGAAACCAACAACATGCTTGAATGCAGTCTTAAGAGAATTGTCTGCTGCTGCATGCACATTAAGAAGAGAAGATATTGTTGCAGCCtttctaaataaatttgaaaatttttatgatcttttcataaatggAGGTGAGCCAATACTTTTTGAAAAGTCATATCCATCATCAATATGTCATCTCATTTATCAATCATTCTGTAGAAATGTCATCCAGACATGCCAACCTTCTTTGGTTTTATCATGTCGAAAGTTGAAGCTATCATTTTCTTGTAGCAATTAACTGAGTTTATTTCCAGATAAATTCATTTGATAAGGGCCCATACTTGAAATGTTTCCTTAGAAATCCTGCTAGGTTAAAAGGCATGTATGTCTATGCATGATTATTCCAGTTGTTTCTTGAAGGTATGCTTGCCACGTAACATCATAAAAGGAAGAGAAACAACACCTTGGTAACTTAAATTTAAGGATTATTGGATAtaggatgaaaaaaagaagaagctatcCTGGAAATTTTAATATCTGTTAGTCAAACTTTTGAGGAGATAGAACTTCGTTACAGAAGCTCAAATGATTGtttttgagatttatttatagCTTCATGGCTTCATCCCCTCCCTCCCATTGCATTTGTggaatagatttttattttagctctatggttatcttttttattcttccccTTGGATACTTGCAGACTAGTGTGCTTGGTTTTTGCTGCTTTTAATTCTTGTATTACTTACATATTGTGGGATTTAGGGGTTTGCTTCAAATTTCTTCCAGATATTTGTTTGTTGTCCCCTAGCCTGGTAAAGCACCAGCTGGAATTGGCTTTATTCAGAAATCAGAAAGCATTGCAATGAGCTATTCTTATTAAGTTCTCTAAGATAGATTGAGGGTGCTGATTTGATACTTTTCAACCAGTCACGGAATGCACATgctaattcttaaccaactgcTTCATGTAGTTCTGCTTGAATCAGCTCGAGGGATTTTAGAATGGTAGGATAATGGATTGAATTTATATGGTTTATTAACATGAATGGTGAAGTTTGATAGCAAAAGGGTGAAGATttgatggcttttttttttggatcccCAGACTCTACTCATTTGTCCCTGGTTAATCATATATGGAAGGGCTAGATACACTCTAAGGTTAAGTTTTTTGTTCGGTTAGTtctcaaaaacataaattccaATGACTTGTTACAAGTTACTAATTGTGTTGATGttgtttccttctctcttttcatAGCTGCATCAgaaaattctttagaaataGCAGTTTGTTTCTAGTGacttttttcatttctcttgtCAAACTAATTGTATTacttatgataataataataacaataatgccACGTTCAttctttctgtgttttttttttcttttggcatGTCATCCAGGATTTCAAACTCTTGAGGAGCTTTACTATAAAACATGGCTACACAGGTAAGACATGCTTTTTTATCACTCTCCAGCGTTTTAACATGATTCCCTCTTTGTTATGTTAATGATTTCCTTTTCTGGGTGTGATTGTTTACTTTATCTAATGTAAGGGGCACTGGAAATGTTTATAATTGGTTAAGGTAGATGTTCATTCAAATCAAAGATGTTTTATCGGTTTCTCATTTCATCACTTCCTCTGAAATTTTATGTCCATACAAGTTTTGAAGGAGATAATCTTCAAGATACATAGCAAAGGAGGTCCATCATCTCCTGTTATTTCTATTGCCATGAAATGTATTGAGGTCCATAGAAGTTTTAGATTACTTTTTTAATGAATTCCTTGCACCTGAGAATGGTGCTTGGCAACCTGAAAACAATTTGActgaaattaaaagggaaaaaaatcacattCTAGTTGCCATATGGAAAAAGAATATGGTTTCACACACTTTGCTTCAGCTAGGATGATGTGGTGTTCAAACCAATGAATCATCTGTTATCTTCTCAGTAATGTCCCTGTTTCAGCTGCTCACATTATCATTGGCCTTTGGATGTGTTGACCGTACAAGTGTACCTGGTTAATTTCCACAAATCTTTCTGTCAACGATTTTCTCATCCCCTACTCAATATTCTCACGTGTTTTGATTCccaattcgtttttttttttggtttttactttttacacATCACCAGATTTCTATTCGCTCTGCTTTAAAAATTCCTCATATTGAGCTAGATAACTGCTCAACTTTCTGTGCTATAAGACAGCTGATCTGACATGTTTAAACTGTTTAGACAAGCATGTTTCAGCGATTTGTTTTCTGGGAACACCTTTCACTAATttgcaaaattttaattttttttcatatgcttCTATAATTGGAACTTCAGAGGCTATCTCTGTTATCTTGGACCATAGTTATGTTCTTTATCCTGTACTAAACTCTTGAATTCAATTATCATAATCTGCAATACATTTGTCATCTTTTGCATGTatagttatgattttgttttgagatgttcaTGTAGTGGGCAGAGAGTTATCATCCAGGAGAAGAACGAGAACCAAGTAGTGGAGAACGTGGTCACCATTCAGGTATGACCATTGATATGGTTCCTAGATAGCATGCTACCTTGCAATTTGAATCCACTCTTTTCTCCTATGGAGATCTGAGGAACAGTTTTATTCTGTTACACATTACAAACTGAAGATCcatatttgattttgtaatttcagTTTCAATGTTGAAGTTTGGAAAAAATTAGTTACTTAAGCCTCTTGATATGACAAACCTGTTATATGATATTCCGCAAAATAAGGTGCCATTGCATTTTGCAATGGTGCTAAATAAGTGGAAGTGTCATGTTCCTTGTGCCAGAGCCTAAGATTTAGctgattgttttatttacagGGTTTGACATCCTCGGGTTATTTGCTAGCTATCGGTGAAGACAATCAAATGTGTGAACTTCATCCTGATGGCAATAGGTAGATTGGCTTTACCTTTCCAGATATATATTGTTGTTTAGGATATTCTACACTTGTTCCAAGTTGAATTTGAAGAGAATTTATGAGTTTGTGTGTTGCTGGGTTGTGCATGAGTAGTACTTATTCAACAAAATCATCGTGCATAAGTCCTTCTTTGCTTTGAAGTTTTCTACAATTGACTGAGGAGCTGTATAAAATTCCAAGAGGCAATGTGATAAGCAAACATAGTGCTAGGTCTGTGAAGATTTTTAGATATCCGATGATTTCATTTCTTCAAGTTTGCTCTCTAGTTAAGGCTATTAAGTTCAATTTCGCAACAAGCTTATGTTTCTTTCATTCAAGTTCGTGTggtaaaaagagagagataaaagGGTATGTGTGCATGTGTGAATATTTGCCTCCTTATTTCTCCTCCAATAAGATTTAGGGTGCCTTTGGCACTATGGACGAAACGTTTGTGGCTGCAGCCTCATCGTTAGCTTTCTCATTACTTTCCAgtcatcagcatatcaaaaccaCTTTTACCATGTCTTTAGGTAGCTGTACGAGGAAATGATGTGTTGATGTATCCTATTTTCTAATACAAGGATTACATGGACCCATGTGCATAGTGTCCTCTATGTAACTTTTCTCAACCCAGATGTCTCGAGCCCTTGGCTTGGTTCGTGTTTTAATGGGCCGTTAACAACTTTCCGTGTTTCTAAATTTtcctttcatcaaataaaaaacagttaGAAACCCCTGTGCTACTAAGTGTTACTATCTGCTATTATCTACTTGCTTTTCACTGAAATATGCTGAGATTGGTATCGTATAGTTTTACATTCAGATGATTTGGTTCCATACAGAGAACTTTCCTCATTATCCTCCTGAGATAAGTAATCACAGTTGTTTGTTCTCATTGGCTACAGTTTTGACTTCTTCAAAGGACTAGTCAGAAGAAAACTTGAATAAAGAAGATTCCCTAGCATCTTCCACTGGAGGCAAAAGTCATGTTGGAACAGCTGCGCAAGTGGAGATGTTTTACGAACTGTATTTCTTATTTTCGTTTAATTAAATCACTCTGCCCATATTTATCTTCAAGTTGCTTTGTTTAAATGAGATATTGACAAAACTTACACAGgtctttctttagttttttttttccttgcaagtGCAAATCTTTATTTACTTATGAATTAGGTCAGATTCCTTCacccaatatatataattaaggtCAGGTCATCTAAATTACGAACATTGTACAGCGTATTGTACATTTGCAAACCGAGATCACATACTTTTTTAAGCTGTTTGTTACTTTGCGGAGAGCAGATGTAGATCTCTAGcaataatcaatcatttgttaGAAATTTGGTCACTTTTGTGCCAGCTGTGGAACGATACCAAAGAACAAATTAATCCATAATTGATTTGGTCTTGTGGTTCTTTGATTATATTCTTTGTTCAAAAGGCCATATTGAAAGATGTGTTTGCTTTAGTTTTGTTAGCTGGATCCTTCCACCCATTATCAACCAGGTGTCAGACTAATATGGCTGTCATTGTTTTTCTACTTTATTTATCACTCTTGATTTGTTGAAAACATGCAGGGCAAAGATTTTTCTTCCAGGCCGATGATCACTCATCAGGACATACCTTGACTGGTGTGCAGTCTAAACCTCAGACACTGGTACGCCCTATGATTGAGGGGAATCTGTGTTATTCTCCGCCCTTTTCTCTCTCTGCATTTTATTttgggaaggaaaagaaaaggacccTCCACCCCCTTAAACACCAGCTTCtgcataaaacaaaattttcaaacttgATATGTATTATTGGGGCGGCCGTAACCCGTTATCGGGGTCCATGTGGCAGACATTGTCTTCATTGCTGTGTGTCAATATGGATTTATGTTGAGGTGTAGTCTTCTTCAAAAGGCTGCAAAAGAGCAAGTAAGATAAAGTTCATTCGTTCTACTTCGTTGTCGTCTATAAAAGATTCTGGGTTCCGTTTCGAAGTTTGAAGGTCCCCTCGTATATCAAAAGAGCGCCAAGTTGCAGCTTTTGTCCATCTTTTGCATGTCTTGCATGAGATGTTTGTAGATTGTCGACGCATTAGGAAAACCCACTCGTTGTTGCTTAAAATTTGGTGCGGATGCTGTGTTTATGTATGCTGGTTGTTGCTTGTAGCGGAGGTATAAGAATGTTTTGTGATTCTCAATCCTTTGCTTGCTGGCGGAGAAGCAATTCATGGATTAGATCCAAAAACAAAACgtcttttttaacattttttgtgTCCCAATTGGTTAACTTGGCTTTTCTTGCTGAAAATGACCTATCCGGTGTTATTAGATGTGTTAGCACCTTCTAAGAGGATGATTGAAATGGAGGGTGGCTTTTTGCATTTGACCACGAGTGGTGATAAAATTCGACTCTCGATGAAAGttcaatcatttgttttttttttttttttgaaaattggaCGTTACACTGTAGACTGAGaaggacaaaagaaaaaactggaTGTTACAAGCGTGGAGTACTGTTACTTCAGCCagccttttctttcctttttctaaaTTGGCTCATCGAGCAAGAAAAATACCAAATCACCAATTTCCTTGTACGTCTTTCTGACTTGGTTATTTTACCAGGCACATGGCTTTGGTGGCGAATTTGACATGAAAGATCAAACAAACACGAAATGTCAAAAGTAATTATGCCTTTAAATGCAGAATGGATGGGTTATATTCACCCTCCTTGAGGTTGTAACAGCATTATTCGTTCCCCTTTTAAAActgtattggtttttttttttttttaagtaatgtAGATATTCAGGTCAGCTCGtgtatatttcaattaatttcacgaatctaaaatgaaatgataaatcAAACAAACTCTAGAGTAACATGATCAATCAAACAATTTTTGTCAAGCCAGTAGCCCTGCCAGGATTAATGATCAACGTGATGCTTTGTACAGGACAACAACAAAATGAAATCTTCATCAATTTCGAACATCCTTTGAAGGGAAGCATAACAACTGTGTTTAGCCCTCTTCGGTCCGTGAGGCGTTCTTGGGAAGCAAGTCTGAAGGTCGAGCTAACTAGCTTAAGGCTGGTTATTAACTAATTCCTACAAAAGGATTCGCCAATCATTTTCAAATCTTAATGGCTCGGAATCGGTAATATATATGCTGATTCCCGTATTCCAGTGTTCAGACTCCACATTCTCTTATGATAAAAGCTCTTAAATGTCAAAGGGACATGAATAGAGATGGAGATAGAGGCAAGTTCAAGTTCACATTGTAATAATGTTCGGTGGGTTCATTATGCTTCGAGACCTAGTTGTGGAGGGGGAAAAGAATAGGATCAGTCTAGTAGACCTTGAGCATAATCACATGGCCAGCAGGCATGGTGGACCAGGgtgaatcaaataaaatgagGTTAATACATGGAACTGGGATGTGGAGAGAA is part of the Populus trichocarpa isolate Nisqually-1 chromosome 2, P.trichocarpa_v4.1, whole genome shotgun sequence genome and encodes:
- the LOC7495112 gene encoding biotin--protein ligase 2 is translated as MPEKLLSRFSRASFTLPHLRFLSPQSSLSLRSLHNFIAPTSQKSPFTLSRSVAAATAMDSSSSTPCKLVLCGKSSAENEIAKSLMNNNTLKLPDNVQVSTLLHSEIINKQQRQDEESFCIERFMNSLSTNQFGRLLIWSPILPSTHDVVSNNFGELPIGTVCVADVQYKGRGRSKNVWESPAGCLMFSFTIQMEDGRVVPLLQYVVSLAVTEAIKDVCDKNGLPRIDVRIKWPNDLYLNGLKVGGILSTSTYKSKKFNVSTGIGLNVDNEKPTTCLNAVLRELSAAACTLRREDIVAAFLNKFENFYDLFINGGFQTLEELYYKTWLHSGQRVIIQEKNENQVVENVVTIQGLTSSGYLLAIGEDNQMCELHPDGNSFDFFKGLVRRKLE